In one Winogradskyella sp. MH6 genomic region, the following are encoded:
- a CDS encoding ribosomal maturation YjgA family protein produces MKLQFNKKYLVLAHTLFLIELAIAFIIKTGFIRYTFGDYLVVILLYAIFRGCTNMSVRASALVVLFIAYGIELLQLTPFLAYFNLQDSTAANLIFGSTFQFGDLVAYTLGIITVLIIEYYNGNYKNTHTIKV; encoded by the coding sequence ATGAAATTACAATTCAATAAAAAATATTTGGTCTTAGCACATACGCTATTCTTAATAGAGCTAGCCATAGCCTTTATCATAAAAACCGGATTTATCCGCTACACCTTTGGTGATTATCTGGTGGTTATTTTACTATATGCAATATTTAGAGGATGCACCAATATGAGTGTGAGGGCCTCAGCATTGGTCGTCCTCTTTATTGCTTATGGTATAGAATTGCTCCAACTCACACCATTCTTAGCCTACTTTAATTTACAAGATAGCACTGCTGCAAATCTCATTTTTGGTAGCACATTTCAATTTGGTGATTTAGTGGCTTATACCTTAGGAATTATCACAGTTTTAATCATAGAATATTACAATGGAAACTATAAAAACACTCATACAATCAAAGTTTAA
- a CDS encoding sugar porter family MFS transporter, with translation MNKKAFLLLITAISALGGLLFGYDTGVINGAQFYLSKYFELDATLKGWVVGSALLGCFVGAIVAGPLSIKIGRKWSLIISAVLFSVSAWGSGLPEMLPETVTMLVVFRIIGGLGIGIASMNAPMYIAEIAPSNIRGKMVTYYQLAIVVGFFVVFLATYFIGNSLTEAQNLEFGWRRMFWSELVPSLLFLVLLFFVPKSPRWLAIKGEDDAALSILNKVHGEEQAKNEIEEIKASLVKKEQKVKVNYFSKAILAIIVIGTTLSVLQQFTGINAVLYYGADIFEKALGFGKEDVLAQQILLAFVNLVFTFVAMYTVDKYGRKPLLYVGSVGMIIGFLLLGVSLQQNTVGLVSLIGVLVFIGSFALSMGPVVWVILSEMFPNKIRSVAMSVAVAAQWAANYLVSQTFPMVMESEANNSAPWNGSMPYFIFIAFIIVIIFLTYKFIPETKGKSLEEIEAFWE, from the coding sequence ATGAATAAAAAAGCATTCTTATTATTGATTACAGCCATATCTGCTCTTGGCGGATTGTTATTTGGCTATGATACAGGCGTTATTAATGGCGCTCAATTTTATTTAAGTAAATATTTTGAACTCGATGCAACTTTAAAAGGCTGGGTTGTAGGAAGTGCCTTATTAGGTTGTTTTGTTGGAGCCATCGTTGCAGGACCTTTAAGTATAAAAATTGGTAGAAAATGGTCGTTAATTATATCAGCAGTTTTGTTTTCAGTGTCGGCATGGGGTTCAGGATTACCAGAAATGCTTCCAGAAACTGTAACTATGTTAGTGGTTTTTAGGATCATAGGAGGACTAGGGATTGGAATTGCTTCAATGAATGCACCAATGTACATTGCTGAAATAGCACCAAGTAACATTAGAGGAAAAATGGTAACTTATTATCAATTGGCTATTGTAGTTGGTTTTTTTGTCGTGTTTTTGGCAACCTATTTTATTGGAAATAGTTTAACTGAAGCTCAGAATTTAGAGTTTGGTTGGCGAAGAATGTTTTGGTCAGAACTTGTGCCGAGTTTATTGTTTTTAGTACTGTTGTTTTTTGTTCCTAAAAGCCCAAGATGGTTGGCAATTAAAGGAGAAGACGATGCAGCTTTAAGTATTTTAAATAAAGTACATGGAGAGGAACAGGCTAAAAACGAAATAGAAGAAATTAAGGCTTCATTGGTGAAAAAAGAACAAAAAGTAAAAGTTAACTATTTCTCAAAAGCCATATTGGCAATTATAGTCATAGGTACAACATTGTCAGTCTTACAGCAATTTACAGGAATTAATGCTGTACTATACTACGGAGCTGATATTTTTGAAAAAGCTTTAGGCTTTGGTAAGGAAGATGTTTTAGCACAACAAATATTATTGGCATTTGTGAATCTTGTATTTACGTTTGTAGCCATGTACACAGTTGATAAGTATGGAAGAAAGCCATTGTTGTATGTAGGTTCTGTGGGTATGATAATTGGCTTTTTGTTATTAGGAGTGTCACTGCAACAAAATACAGTTGGTTTGGTTTCTTTAATTGGAGTTTTGGTGTTTATTGGCTCGTTTGCCTTATCAATGGGACCAGTTGTTTGGGTAATATTATCAGAAATGTTTCCTAATAAAATACGTAGTGTGGCAATGTCTGTAGCTGTTGCTGCACAATGGGCAGCCAACTATTTGGTATCACAAACCTTCCCAATGGTAATGGAAAGTGAAGCCAATAACAGTGCTCCTTGGAATGGCTCAATGCCGTATTTTATATTTATAGCATTTATTATAGTAATCATCTTTTTAACCTATAAGTTTATTCCAGAAACAAAAGGAAAATCTTTAGAAGAGATTGAGGCTTTTTGGGAATAA
- a CDS encoding SanA/YdcF family protein, producing the protein MKKLKIALLIIVVISIGVVSTYHWMSFKTRHQVYDSVNAIPKNKVGLLLGTGKYAASGNINLFYKYRIDAVVKLYKAGKIEYILVSGDNSRKDYDEPTDFKKDLIAKGIPEDRIFLDYAGFRTLDSVVRAKEIFGQTSITIISQKFHNQRAIYIAKQYSIDAVGFNAKDVYNSHFREYLARSKASLDLVFNVQPKFLGEKIVIK; encoded by the coding sequence ATGAAGAAATTAAAAATTGCTCTGCTTATCATAGTAGTTATAAGTATTGGTGTCGTTAGTACCTATCATTGGATGAGTTTTAAAACCAGACATCAAGTTTATGATAGTGTAAACGCTATTCCGAAGAACAAAGTTGGTTTGTTACTTGGCACAGGAAAATATGCTGCAAGTGGAAATATTAATCTATTCTACAAATACCGAATTGATGCTGTAGTTAAACTCTATAAAGCAGGAAAAATTGAATACATTTTGGTAAGTGGAGACAATAGTCGAAAAGATTATGATGAACCTACAGATTTTAAAAAAGATCTCATTGCTAAAGGAATTCCTGAGGACAGAATCTTCTTAGATTATGCAGGCTTTAGAACCTTAGATTCTGTTGTAAGAGCAAAAGAGATTTTTGGTCAAACCTCAATAACCATTATCTCTCAAAAGTTCCATAATCAGCGTGCTATTTATATCGCAAAGCAATATAGCATTGATGCTGTAGGCTTTAATGCTAAGGATGTTTACAATTCTCATTTTAGAGAATACTTGGCAAGATCTAAAGCCAGTCTCGATTTAGTTTTTAATGTACAACCTAAATTTTTAGGAGAAAAAATCGTCATAAAATGA
- a CDS encoding Coq4 family protein: MNNLFKTSKHLRKQLIIWLFQHSQRIYTAMFKHHESWNISKSDLLKMPQSSFGKHLGDFLDKNNFELIPKVERHDCYHVLCGYSTKVEDEIALQCLCYGNGKRSPYLYGAIILGIAILPDYYDFYYRSYKTGKRANPFHHFDYKKLLNISIKDFREAIFSKPELYNLNLCQS; the protein is encoded by the coding sequence ATGAACAACCTATTTAAAACATCAAAACATTTAAGAAAACAACTTATTATTTGGTTATTTCAACATTCGCAACGCATTTACACCGCAATGTTTAAGCATCACGAGTCGTGGAATATTTCAAAATCCGATTTATTAAAAATGCCACAATCTTCCTTCGGAAAGCATCTCGGTGATTTTTTAGATAAAAACAATTTTGAATTGATTCCAAAAGTAGAACGTCACGATTGTTACCATGTACTCTGTGGCTATAGCACAAAGGTTGAAGACGAAATAGCACTACAATGCCTTTGCTATGGTAATGGCAAGCGCAGTCCGTATTTGTATGGAGCAATTATTCTTGGTATTGCTATTCTACCAGACTACTATGACTTTTATTACAGATCATATAAAACTGGTAAACGTGCAAATCCTTTCCATCATTTTGATTATAAAAAATTACTGAATATCTCAATTAAAGATTTTAGAGAAGCCATTTTTTCTAAACCTGAGTTATACAATTTAAACCTCTGCCAATCATGA
- a CDS encoding endonuclease/exonuclease/phosphatase family protein — protein MTYNIKLDYPKEGKNSWTNRKPFMVKQIKFHEPDVLGVQEAMPNQMKDLDSLLTNYSFVGVGRDDGKDEGEYSAIFYKKNDLEVVESSTFWLSQTPDKVSMGWDAVCNRVCTYALFQDKKTNKKFWVFNTHFDHVGKEARTKSAVLILDKIKSLNIENHPVFLTGDFNMEPDHESIDYITQTLKDSKAISEIDFGPEGTFNGFHFDQPVTRRIDYIFVSEDVEVNKYAVLSDNWNMQYPSDHLPVLIEAKLTN, from the coding sequence ATGACTTACAACATAAAATTAGATTACCCAAAAGAAGGTAAAAACAGTTGGACGAATCGTAAACCTTTTATGGTTAAACAAATTAAATTTCATGAGCCAGATGTTTTAGGTGTTCAGGAGGCTATGCCCAATCAAATGAAAGATTTAGATAGTTTGTTGACCAATTATAGTTTTGTTGGTGTTGGTAGAGATGATGGTAAGGATGAAGGCGAATATTCAGCTATATTTTACAAGAAAAATGACTTAGAAGTTGTGGAATCTTCAACATTTTGGTTGTCACAAACACCAGATAAAGTGAGTATGGGTTGGGATGCGGTTTGTAATCGTGTGTGCACTTATGCGTTATTTCAGGATAAAAAGACAAATAAAAAATTCTGGGTATTCAACACACATTTTGATCACGTTGGTAAGGAAGCAAGAACAAAAAGTGCTGTTTTAATTTTAGATAAAATAAAAAGCTTAAATATTGAAAATCATCCAGTGTTTTTAACAGGGGATTTTAATATGGAGCCAGATCACGAAAGTATTGATTATATAACTCAAACTCTAAAGGACTCAAAAGCGATTTCAGAAATAGATTTTGGACCAGAAGGCACATTTAACGGGTTTCATTTTGACCAACCTGTAACGCGAAGGATTGATTATATCTTCGTTTCAGAAGATGTTGAAGTTAACAAATATGCAGTGTTAAGTGATAATTGGAATATGCAATATCCATCGGATCACCTACCTGTTTTAATAGAAGCAAAACTAACTAACTAA
- a CDS encoding NAD(P)-dependent oxidoreductase, translated as MKFAIIKERKNPPDRRVVFSPETLAEARGKFPEAEFVVESSDIRVFPDEAYAKLGFTVTNDVSDADVMIGVKEVPVENLIPNKKYFYFSHTIKKQPYNRKLLMAMLEKNIEMYDHETIVKQSGARLIGFGRYAGLVGAYNGFRALGLRDGLFNLPKVETLADLEEVKAQLDKITIPNIKILLTGTGKVAYGAKEILDHLGIKQVSDALYLTSEFTEPVYVMADVMEYAKRKDGKVGEKHKFYKDPTGYESNFMPYAKQTDYFIAGHFYGNNAPYLFTREDAKHPEFRINLVADVSCDIDGPVASTIRPSTIAEPFYGYNPQTEQEVAFDAKGAITVMAVDNLPCELPKDASEGFGETFVEHVIPAFFNNDERGILKRAKITTADGKLTERFKYLQDYVEGK; from the coding sequence ATGAAATTCGCCATTATAAAAGAACGTAAAAATCCACCAGACAGACGTGTTGTATTTTCTCCAGAAACCTTAGCAGAAGCCAGAGGAAAATTTCCAGAAGCTGAGTTTGTTGTTGAGTCTTCGGATATACGTGTGTTTCCAGATGAGGCTTATGCCAAATTAGGTTTTACAGTTACAAATGATGTGTCCGATGCTGACGTGATGATTGGCGTAAAAGAAGTTCCAGTTGAAAATTTAATTCCCAATAAAAAGTACTTCTATTTTTCGCATACCATTAAAAAGCAACCTTACAACCGTAAGTTGCTAATGGCAATGTTAGAGAAGAACATAGAAATGTACGACCACGAAACTATTGTAAAACAAAGTGGTGCTCGTTTAATTGGTTTTGGTCGTTATGCTGGTTTGGTTGGTGCGTATAACGGATTTAGAGCTTTAGGACTTAGAGACGGTTTGTTCAATCTGCCAAAAGTAGAGACACTTGCAGATTTAGAAGAAGTAAAAGCTCAACTTGATAAAATTACCATTCCAAATATTAAAATATTACTCACTGGAACCGGAAAAGTAGCCTATGGCGCTAAAGAAATTTTAGACCATTTAGGAATAAAGCAAGTTAGTGATGCTTTGTATTTAACTTCAGAATTTACAGAACCCGTTTATGTTATGGCAGACGTAATGGAATATGCCAAGCGTAAAGATGGTAAAGTAGGAGAAAAGCATAAATTCTATAAAGATCCAACAGGTTACGAAAGTAATTTTATGCCTTACGCAAAGCAAACCGATTATTTTATAGCAGGTCATTTTTATGGTAATAATGCGCCATATTTATTTACACGAGAAGACGCTAAGCATCCGGAATTTAGAATTAATTTGGTAGCCGATGTGTCTTGCGATATTGATGGTCCTGTGGCTTCAACCATTCGTCCTTCAACCATTGCAGAGCCATTTTATGGTTACAATCCACAAACTGAGCAAGAAGTGGCTTTTGATGCCAAAGGAGCAATTACCGTTATGGCTGTAGATAATTTACCTTGCGAGTTACCAAAAGATGCTAGTGAAGGCTTTGGTGAAACCTTTGTTGAGCATGTTATTCCTGCTTTTTTCAATAATGATGAACGTGGTATTTTAAAACGAGCAAAAATCACAACTGCCGATGGTAAGTTAACAGAGCGTTTTAAATATCTTCAGGATTATGTAGAAGGGAAGTAA
- a CDS encoding DUF1361 domain-containing protein — METIKTLIQSKFKTLSLVTVALAFSIITLMVRIKLNKSFFYLFLVWNVFLAIIPYTITMYLNTKSNLSKLKLSFWFLVWLAFLPNAPYIVTDLIHIRVGNNHLLWLDVLVVLSFALSGLLLFYLSLLDMQRLIKIQFKKIPTETIMLIIIFLCGFGVYLGRFLRYNSWEIISNPQVLISDVFEILFSPFQNITAWLFTLGFGGFLVVGYWMFNFIYTSEKNES; from the coding sequence ATGGAAACTATAAAAACACTCATACAATCAAAGTTTAAAACACTATCATTAGTCACAGTTGCATTAGCTTTTAGCATCATTACACTAATGGTAAGAATAAAGCTAAACAAATCCTTCTTCTACCTTTTCTTAGTTTGGAATGTCTTTTTGGCAATTATTCCGTACACCATAACAATGTATTTAAACACAAAATCTAACTTAAGTAAACTAAAGCTAAGCTTTTGGTTTTTAGTTTGGTTAGCGTTTTTACCTAATGCTCCTTATATTGTTACAGACCTAATACATATAAGAGTTGGAAACAATCATTTGCTGTGGTTAGACGTTTTGGTGGTTTTATCTTTTGCACTCAGCGGCTTGCTACTCTTCTACCTTTCTTTATTAGATATGCAAAGGCTTATTAAAATTCAATTCAAAAAGATACCAACAGAAACCATCATGTTAATTATTATATTTCTATGTGGTTTTGGTGTTTACCTTGGTCGATTTCTTAGATACAATTCATGGGAAATCATCAGTAATCCACAAGTATTAATTTCTGATGTTTTTGAAATCCTATTTTCACCATTCCAAAATATAACAGCTTGGCTCTTCACTTTGGGTTTTGGTGGCTTTTTAGTAGTTGGATATTGGATGTTCAATTTTATTTATACTTCCGAAAAAAATGAAAGTTAA
- a CDS encoding TlpA family protein disulfide reductase, with protein MKKTIYLCLASILILASCKNDEKKNETTQKTIGLLTISTEKPQPGETIDITYKKDSVSDAFLNYMVNTKNYPLDLDFKTENNEQKASVKIPDSANAIAFVFKSGEDYDTNDEKGYILPLYDAEGKQIPGSNSAAAFYSIRNGSYYGVKVENTIVEKTIKEDLSTYPNLKDEWETSYLQLAYQNNKVKAKPLIEDFITNLSKKTDKSELEYMDMMNFYSTLEEKPKSDSIKTIILEKFPEGQTANYELSKQFYKEPNLDKKLQLFEDYTKRNTKMDNFSNSMATSLALAYFNEGGMDNFKKYSAMVDDKQRMAYDFNNVAWSLAEKGENIEGAEELSKMTLEIVENLQKDPTKGKPVYSTQKNYEKGLESMYSMFADTYALVKFKQGDVKEAIVYQEKAHDPKATDTEANARYISYLMADNRYDTTIEKAGKFIKLGNYNTDIVEAYETAYREVNNSSDGLEEKISQLKEEGKQLLISEIKSKMISEDAPQFALKNMRGESIALKDLKGKVVILDFWATWCGPCKASFPGMQKVVTKYKDDENVEFLFIDTFERGKNREKDVEGFISKNNYTFNVIYDTQKENSRDFEVAEKYEVDGIPTKVIIGPDGKIRLKSVGYGGSTAKLIEEMDIVIDILKS; from the coding sequence ATGAAAAAAACAATCTATTTATGCTTAGCAAGCATCTTAATACTTGCTTCCTGCAAAAATGACGAGAAGAAAAATGAAACAACACAAAAAACTATTGGTTTACTCACCATCTCCACAGAAAAACCCCAACCTGGAGAAACCATTGATATCACTTACAAAAAAGATAGTGTATCAGACGCTTTTCTAAACTATATGGTTAATACAAAAAACTATCCCTTAGATTTAGATTTTAAAACTGAAAATAATGAACAAAAGGCTTCTGTTAAAATTCCAGATTCAGCAAATGCTATAGCTTTTGTTTTTAAATCAGGTGAAGATTACGACACCAATGACGAAAAAGGTTACATATTGCCATTATATGACGCAGAAGGAAAACAAATACCAGGAAGTAATTCTGCTGCTGCTTTTTACTCTATAAGAAATGGAAGTTACTATGGTGTAAAAGTCGAAAATACTATTGTTGAGAAGACTATAAAAGAAGACTTAAGCACATACCCAAACCTTAAAGATGAGTGGGAAACATCGTATCTTCAACTTGCATATCAGAATAATAAAGTAAAAGCAAAGCCTCTAATTGAAGACTTTATAACAAACCTATCTAAAAAAACAGATAAATCTGAACTAGAGTATATGGATATGATGAATTTTTATTCTACTCTAGAAGAAAAACCAAAATCAGATTCTATAAAAACTATCATCCTTGAAAAATTTCCTGAAGGCCAAACAGCAAACTATGAGCTTTCAAAACAATTCTACAAAGAACCTAATCTAGACAAAAAACTTCAACTATTTGAAGATTACACCAAGCGCAATACTAAAATGGATAATTTCAGTAATAGTATGGCAACCAGTCTAGCATTAGCATATTTTAATGAAGGTGGTATGGACAACTTCAAAAAATACAGTGCTATGGTAGACGATAAACAAAGAATGGCCTATGATTTTAACAACGTTGCTTGGTCTTTAGCCGAAAAAGGCGAAAATATTGAGGGTGCCGAAGAACTTTCTAAAATGACATTAGAAATTGTTGAAAATTTGCAAAAAGACCCTACAAAAGGAAAGCCTGTTTATTCAACCCAAAAAAATTATGAAAAAGGGCTAGAGTCTATGTACAGTATGTTTGCAGATACTTATGCCTTGGTAAAATTTAAGCAAGGAGATGTTAAAGAAGCTATAGTATACCAAGAAAAAGCTCACGATCCTAAGGCAACAGATACAGAAGCCAATGCAAGGTATATTTCGTACCTAATGGCAGACAACCGCTACGATACTACCATAGAAAAAGCAGGAAAGTTCATAAAACTAGGAAACTACAATACAGATATTGTTGAGGCCTACGAAACTGCTTACAGGGAAGTCAACAATTCCTCAGATGGTTTAGAAGAAAAGATTTCTCAACTAAAAGAAGAAGGAAAACAGCTATTGATTTCTGAAATTAAATCTAAAATGATTAGTGAAGATGCTCCACAGTTTGCGTTAAAAAACATGAGAGGAGAAAGCATTGCATTAAAAGACCTTAAAGGCAAAGTAGTTATCTTAGATTTTTGGGCAACTTGGTGTGGTCCTTGCAAAGCTTCATTTCCAGGAATGCAAAAAGTAGTCACTAAATATAAAGATGATGAAAATGTAGAATTTCTTTTTATCGACACTTTTGAAAGAGGCAAGAATAGAGAAAAAGATGTTGAAGGGTTTATATCCAAAAACAACTATACCTTCAATGTTATTTATGATACCCAAAAGGAAAACTCAAGAGATTTTGAAGTTGCCGAAAAATATGAAGTTGATGGTATACCTACAAAAGTTATCATAGGACCAGATGGAAAAATAAGATTAAAATCCGTTGGCTATGGAGGTTCTACAGCTAAGTTAATTGAGGAAATGGATATTGTAATTGATATTTTAAAATCTTAA
- a CDS encoding family 43 glycosylhydrolase, which produces MKLRHTIQLAFLVIAMISCKQKQENTIVSDDNKTETAATDTTQTYINPLDIDYTYMVYNSARNQSYRSGADPAVIEFKGEYYMFVTRSFGYWHSIDLVNWKFIKPQKWFFEGSNAPTAFNYKDSLVYFAGDPAGYGSILYTDDPKKGLWTPTASISNNIQDSELFIDDDGKSYLYWGSSNVHPIRVKMLNKDDRFLETGVREELINLDEEKHGWERFGENNFHPTLKEGYMEGASMTKHNGKYYLQYAAPGTQFNVYADGVYIGDSPLGPFTYMKNNPMSFKPGGFTNGAGHGITVKQTNGQYWHFATMALASNAQWERRLCMFPTYFDDDGLMYSNTSYGDYPRFGPNHPTKAGEHNGWMLLSYNGNVTVSSSLQQIMKFTSNNDEVEVKEIPTETNTEGQIIANVLTDENPKTFWVAEANDSKQWITIELLNEGTVHAIQLNYHDHDSGIYTRVEGLKHQFTIETSEDGENWKTVVDRSKSEIDAPNAYLVLDKPVKAKYVRYNNVKVPGNNFAMSEVRVFGLGLGEAPNKVSNYKINREKDRRDISFSWDKVEGAQGYNIRWGIAPDKLYQSWQVYDTNSHFMRCLDRDTPYYFTIEAFNENGISEQTEIIFVE; this is translated from the coding sequence ATGAAATTAAGACACACTATACAACTCGCATTCCTAGTTATAGCAATGATATCTTGCAAACAAAAGCAAGAAAATACTATTGTTTCAGATGATAATAAAACTGAAACAGCAGCAACAGATACCACGCAAACCTACATCAATCCGCTAGATATAGACTACACTTATATGGTTTATAATTCTGCCAGAAACCAATCCTATCGTTCTGGCGCAGATCCTGCGGTAATTGAGTTTAAAGGCGAATATTATATGTTTGTCACACGTTCGTTTGGATATTGGCATTCTATAGATTTAGTCAACTGGAAATTCATTAAACCGCAAAAATGGTTTTTTGAAGGCAGCAACGCACCAACAGCATTCAACTACAAAGATTCTTTAGTTTATTTTGCTGGTGATCCTGCTGGTTACGGAAGTATTTTATACACCGACGACCCTAAAAAAGGGTTATGGACACCAACTGCTTCAATTTCAAATAACATTCAAGATTCCGAATTATTTATTGACGATGATGGCAAGTCGTATCTCTATTGGGGAAGTTCTAACGTGCATCCTATTCGTGTAAAAATGTTGAATAAAGATGATCGCTTTTTAGAAACTGGCGTTAGAGAAGAATTGATAAATTTAGATGAAGAAAAGCACGGATGGGAACGTTTTGGCGAAAACAACTTTCATCCAACCTTAAAAGAAGGTTATATGGAAGGCGCTTCAATGACCAAACACAACGGAAAATACTATTTACAATACGCAGCACCAGGTACGCAGTTTAACGTGTATGCAGATGGCGTTTACATTGGCGATTCGCCACTTGGACCTTTCACTTATATGAAAAATAATCCGATGAGTTTTAAACCTGGTGGATTTACCAATGGTGCAGGACACGGTATTACAGTAAAGCAAACCAATGGTCAATACTGGCATTTTGCGACTATGGCGTTAGCATCTAACGCACAATGGGAACGTCGTTTATGTATGTTCCCAACCTATTTTGACGATGATGGTTTAATGTATAGCAATACGTCTTACGGCGATTATCCTCGTTTTGGACCAAATCATCCAACAAAAGCTGGCGAGCATAATGGTTGGATGTTGTTATCGTATAATGGCAATGTAACGGTGTCTTCTTCGCTTCAACAAATAATGAAATTCACATCTAATAATGATGAGGTTGAAGTCAAAGAAATACCGACAGAAACGAATACCGAAGGACAAATAATAGCAAATGTATTAACCGATGAAAATCCTAAAACTTTTTGGGTTGCAGAAGCAAATGACAGTAAACAATGGATTACAATCGAATTATTAAATGAAGGAACCGTCCACGCCATTCAACTAAATTATCACGATCACGACTCTGGAATTTACACACGTGTTGAAGGTTTAAAACATCAATTTACTATTGAAACTTCAGAAGACGGTGAAAACTGGAAAACGGTTGTAGATAGAAGTAAATCTGAGATTGACGCACCAAACGCATATCTTGTTTTAGACAAACCGGTAAAGGCAAAATACGTTAGATATAACAATGTAAAAGTACCAGGAAATAACTTTGCAATGTCAGAAGTTAGAGTTTTCGGATTAGGTTTAGGTGAAGCACCAAACAAAGTTTCTAACTATAAAATCAACCGCGAAAAAGACCGTAGAGATATTTCATTTTCTTGGGATAAAGTTGAAGGTGCACAAGGGTATAACATCCGTTGGGGAATAGCACCAGACAAACTTTACCAATCTTGGCAAGTTTACGATACTAATTCTCATTTTATGCGCTGCTTAGATAGAGATACACCGTATTATTTTACCATTGAAGCTTTTAATGAAAACGGAATTTCCGAACAGACTGAAATTATTTTTGTAGAGTAA